Proteins from a single region of Verrucosispora sp. NA02020:
- a CDS encoding excalibur calcium-binding domain-containing protein has translation MALVVTLALAGGAVAVVSPAQAAPTKFKNCTALNKKYRHGVGKKGARDKVRGRTKPVTNFKVSTAIYKANTKLDRDKDGVACEKR, from the coding sequence ATGGCACTCGTCGTCACCTTGGCACTGGCCGGGGGTGCCGTGGCCGTGGTGTCACCCGCGCAGGCTGCCCCAACGAAGTTCAAGAACTGCACCGCCCTGAACAAGAAGTACCGGCATGGCGTCGGCAAGAAAGGCGCGCGGGACAAGGTTCGCGGCAGGACGAAGCCGGTCACGAACTTCAAGGTTTCGACGGCGATCTACAAGGCGAACACGAAACTCGACCGTGACAAGGACGGCGTCGCCTGCGAGAAGCGATAG
- a CDS encoding GNAT family N-acetyltransferase has protein sequence MHPPEVSVASPADRTPVVDALVAAFRTDPVVRFFFPDDETYPRSAAVLFGHLFDKQVVKGTVWTVEQGAATAIWEPPVAGTAVLDDGRRPALPDDVLRRVHAYDQALRAVLPHHPHWYLGILGTHPAHAGRRLGRAAMSAGLRRAAEAGLPAVLETGNPVNVEIYRRAGWELVDTLTDPIPVWVMRR, from the coding sequence GTGCATCCTCCCGAGGTGAGCGTCGCGAGCCCGGCGGACCGGACGCCGGTGGTCGACGCCCTGGTGGCCGCGTTCCGCACGGATCCCGTGGTGCGCTTCTTCTTCCCCGACGACGAGACCTACCCTCGGTCGGCCGCCGTCCTCTTCGGACACCTCTTCGACAAGCAGGTCGTCAAGGGCACCGTCTGGACGGTCGAGCAGGGTGCCGCGACCGCCATCTGGGAGCCGCCGGTGGCCGGCACGGCCGTCCTCGACGACGGCCGCCGCCCGGCCCTGCCCGACGACGTGCTGCGCCGGGTGCACGCCTACGACCAGGCGCTGCGTGCCGTCCTGCCCCACCATCCGCACTGGTACCTGGGCATCCTCGGCACCCACCCGGCCCATGCGGGCCGCCGGTTGGGGCGTGCCGCGATGAGTGCCGGGCTGCGGCGGGCCGCCGAGGCGGGGCTCCCCGCCGTGCTGGAGACCGGCAACCCGGTCAACGTGGAGATCTACCGGCGTGCCGGCTGGGAGTTGGTCGACACGCTGACCGACCCGATCCCGGTCTGGGTGATGCGACGGTAA
- a CDS encoding MmcQ/YjbR family DNA-binding protein codes for MASWDDVRRIALSLPETGERPSYDGLPAWTVRDKSFVWERPLRRADLDALGPSAPTGPILGVRVADLGVKEALLADDPAVYLTTPHLDGYPAVLVRLDRIDGAELTEIITEAWFARAPKRLAAAHRATTAPPDA; via the coding sequence GTGGCGAGTTGGGATGACGTGCGTCGGATCGCGTTGAGCCTGCCGGAGACCGGTGAGCGCCCCTCCTACGACGGTCTGCCCGCCTGGACCGTACGGGACAAGTCGTTCGTGTGGGAGCGCCCGCTGCGCCGAGCCGACCTCGACGCGCTCGGACCGTCCGCGCCGACCGGCCCGATCCTCGGCGTACGGGTCGCCGACCTCGGCGTCAAGGAGGCACTGCTCGCGGACGACCCGGCCGTCTACCTGACGACGCCGCACCTCGACGGCTACCCGGCGGTGCTGGTGCGGCTGGACCGGATCGACGGGGCCGAACTGACCGAGATCATCACGGAGGCGTGGTTCGCCCGCGCGCCGAAGCGCCTCGCCGCCGCCCACCGCGCCACGACGGCACCACCCGACGCCTGA
- a CDS encoding glycine hydroxymethyltransferase: MPPNAESAAFRSALEVIRAVEPRVADAIGAELVDQRESLKLIASENYASPATLLAMGNWFSDKYAEGTVGRRFYAGCQNVDTVEALAAEHARELFGASHAYVQPHSGIDANLVAFWAILADRVESPALKRAQARHVNDLTEQDWFALRRELGDQRMLGMSLDAGGHLTHGFRPNISGKMFDQRSYGTDPATGLVDYDRVAEAAREFRPLVLVAGYSAYPRKVNFRIMREIADSVGATFMVDMAHFAGLVAGKVFTGDFDPVPHAHIVTTTTHKSLRGPRGGMVLCGPELADQVDRGCPMVLGGPLPHVMAAKAVALAEARRPDFADYAQRIVDNAQALADGLLRRGATLVTGGTDNHLVLIDVTGYGLTGRQAEQALLDSGIVTNRNAVPQDANGAWYTSGIRIGTPALTTRGLGTAEMDGTAELIHTVLSQTSAGANPDGTASKAKYVLDPALADKVSRQAGELLAGFPLYPNVDLG; encoded by the coding sequence ATGCCGCCGAACGCCGAATCCGCCGCTTTCCGCAGCGCGCTGGAGGTCATCCGCGCCGTCGAGCCCCGGGTGGCCGACGCCATCGGGGCGGAACTGGTCGACCAGCGCGAGTCGCTCAAGCTGATCGCCAGCGAGAACTACGCCTCGCCGGCCACCCTGCTGGCGATGGGCAACTGGTTCAGCGACAAGTACGCCGAGGGCACGGTGGGGCGCCGGTTCTACGCCGGCTGCCAGAACGTCGACACGGTCGAGGCGCTCGCCGCCGAGCACGCCCGGGAGCTGTTCGGCGCGTCGCACGCGTACGTGCAGCCGCACTCGGGCATCGACGCCAACCTGGTGGCGTTCTGGGCGATCCTGGCCGACCGGGTGGAGTCCCCTGCGCTCAAGCGGGCGCAGGCCCGGCACGTCAACGACCTCACCGAGCAGGACTGGTTCGCGCTCCGCCGGGAGCTGGGCGACCAGCGGATGCTCGGCATGTCGCTGGACGCCGGCGGCCACCTCACCCACGGCTTCCGGCCGAACATCTCCGGCAAGATGTTCGACCAGCGCAGCTACGGCACCGACCCGGCCACCGGGCTGGTCGACTACGACAGGGTCGCCGAGGCGGCCCGCGAGTTCCGGCCGCTGGTGCTGGTCGCCGGCTACTCGGCGTACCCGCGCAAGGTGAACTTCCGGATCATGCGGGAGATCGCCGACTCGGTCGGCGCCACCTTCATGGTGGACATGGCCCACTTCGCCGGTCTGGTCGCCGGCAAGGTCTTCACCGGCGACTTCGACCCGGTGCCGCACGCGCACATCGTCACCACCACCACGCACAAGTCACTGCGCGGCCCGCGCGGCGGCATGGTGCTCTGCGGCCCGGAGCTGGCCGACCAGGTGGACCGGGGCTGCCCGATGGTGCTCGGCGGGCCGCTGCCGCACGTGATGGCGGCCAAGGCGGTCGCGCTGGCCGAGGCGCGCCGCCCCGACTTCGCCGACTACGCCCAGCGGATCGTCGACAACGCCCAGGCGCTGGCCGACGGGCTGCTGCGTCGGGGTGCCACGCTGGTCACCGGCGGCACCGACAACCACCTGGTGCTCATCGACGTCACCGGCTACGGGCTGACCGGCCGGCAGGCCGAGCAGGCGCTGCTCGACTCGGGCATCGTGACCAACCGCAACGCGGTGCCGCAGGACGCCAACGGCGCCTGGTACACCTCCGGCATCCGGATCGGCACGCCCGCGTTGACCACGCGCGGGCTGGGCACGGCCGAGATGGACGGCACCGCCGAGCTGATCCACACGGTGCTCAGCCAGACCAGCGCCGGGGCGAACCCGGACGGCACCGCCTCCAAGGCCAAGTACGTGCTGGACCCGGCGCTGGCGGACAAGGTCAGCCGGCAGGCCGGCGAGTTGCTGGCCGGATTCCCGCTGTACCCGAACGTCGACCTGGGCTGA